In Halichondria panicea chromosome 17, odHalPani1.1, whole genome shotgun sequence, a single window of DNA contains:
- the LOC135351746 gene encoding uncharacterized protein LOC135351746: MAARRIGGLVLLVAVSTLLVWRVQGQTSCTSTLSCGPGSNAQCVNSTCSCEPDFVSPTGANTDCISLTVPNLSCTIFDALCAYCGANSQGPCLRCIEGQFLDGEMCISFCSTGFQLSAIPGTSGFITRTCMTTGTVSGDDPLPQWAIIVIAVVAVAILAVIVVTILGFALSVLTRSSHGQFDIVDETPAHASSEGSQGGTLRTKRSNSFSFERKNNLPMVQHNPNFSDEIDGDEETVFFHKLDYLRTQAEVFLKMLNDMRRRLKEIPVDSAAAHQYRNVMQDVTRLLYILNKRRSLVAMPPDGLQLLNWSEQILDRYLSSQGVTLQRGSGGGTNRLSVLGPQDETNF; this comes from the exons ATGGCTGCCAGGAGAATAGGTGGTTTAGTACTGCTAGTGGCAGTGAGCACTCTGTTAGTGTGGAGAGTACAAGGCCAAACAA GTTGCACTAGTACTTTGTCCTGTGGGCCTGGGAGCAATGCTCAGTGTGTTAACAGTACTTGTTCATGTGAGCCTGACTTTGTAAGTCCAACTGGAGCAAACACAGACTGCATCAGCTTAACAG TTCCTAATCTGAGCTGCACaatctttgatgctttgtgtGCTTATTGTGGAGCAAACTCTCAGGGACCGTGTTTGAG ATGCATTGAGGGTCAGTTTTTGGACGGAGAAATGTGTATTAGTTTCTGCTCTACTGGTTTTCAACTATCAGCTATTCCTGGTACTTCAGGATTCATTACCAGGACATGTATGACAACAG gcacagttTCAGGTGATGACCCATTACCACAGTGGGCTATCATTGTTattgctgtggttgctgtggcAATACTCGCGGTGATCGTGGTGACCATACTGGGATTTGCTCTCTCTGTCCTCACAAGATCAAG CCACGGTCAGTTTGATATTGTTGACGAGACCCCTGCCCACGCATCAAGTGAGGGAAGCCAGGGAGGAACACTGCGAACCAAGAGATCCAACTCGTTCTCGTTTGAGAGAAAG AACAATCTTCCAATGGTGCAACACAATCCAAACTTTTCAG ATGAGATTGATGGTGATGAGGAGACCGTTTTCTTCCACAAGCTGGACTACCTCCGCACACAGGCTGAGGTGTTCCTTAAGATGCTCAATGACATGAGGCGGAGACTCAAGGAGATCCCCGTCGACTCTGCAGCTGCTCATCAGTACAG GAATGTGATGCAAGATGTAACGCGACTTCTCTACATCCTCAACAAGCGACGCTCGTTAGTTGCCATGCCTCCCGATGGCCTGCAGCTGTTGAACTGGTCGGAGCAGATCCTGGACAGATATCTCAGCTCACAG GGAGTGACCCTCCAGAGAGGGAGTGGTGGCGGGACTAATCGACTGAGCGTGCTCGGACCACAGGACGAAACTAACTTCTGA
- the LOC135351430 gene encoding uncharacterized protein LOC135351430, whose product MECTAHVLPNDILLKILDTRLTINDICNCSLVCRKWSYLVSKGLHWKKWTKNSLKTKRITEHKFKVLETIAHQTSWKTAYLSHHALYTYKHPQFWNDVALFECYQHRRHDDRTKHPLLTQFNTAPCNSALWIILQLQLTNSGVVPKVIKDKAPEKSLRCGLLVLNRHLGTKLLLHKLREIAAVPSQMFFMSDTVHVSTLLLLQVISGSVCIEKVKPAWPKQTSLLFDWKQHVVVPIQATIIKALELWAEVACGREVLVALGGTWLTEWLHKIGSEQLWADKQLYQSANRLCVTIWQHTHQLLPSHILPQSVAKGFFDKKVSVKELAIRLASESYQQFLCIPEADLMCYLLRSSHQWTCCNILWFEIRYGEKLTEPIMNLCSNSHSKKKKVALIERVIEVSSHLKTLRDFRTLKTLVTVVRAIVGQTNITGINWKDITIKHCKLFEELDDIFDQKTHYNNYHRCIQELLHRDLSYVPYLPAHKHHPKLFQEGLSTLSKTFSEILEWVTKEGPIIGKNGDSLQSSDMPLHHLSSSFRIDEVLAGEHVLQYLRTYDIEVIKLMC is encoded by the exons ATGGAATGCACAGCCCATGTCCTACCAAATGACATCCTGCTCAAGATATTAGACACCAGACTCACAATCAATG ACATATGCAACTGCTCTTTGGTGTGTCGAAAATGGAGCTATCTTGTAAGCAAAGGACTTCATTGGAAAAAGTGGACAAAGAATTCACTGAAAACAAAAAGAAT CACTGAGCACAAGTTCAAAGTACTTGAGACTATCGCTCATCAGACCTCCTGGAAAACTGCCTACCTCTCCCACCACGCTCTCTATACCTAT AAACACCCCCAGTTCTGGAATGATGTAGCCCTTTTTGAATGCTATCAACACCGCCGT CATGACGATCGCACCAAGCACCCCTTACTGACCCAGTTCAACACAGCACCATGCAACAGTGCCCTCTGGATTATATTGCAGTTGCAGCTGACTAATTCTGGAGTAGTTCCTAAAGTGATTAAAGACAAAGCACCTGAAAAGTCCTTGAGATGCGGACTACTGGTTCTCAATAGGCACCTGggaacaa AATTACTTCTTCACAAACTAAGAGAGATAGCTGCTGTTCCCTCTCAAATGTTCTTTATGAGCGACACAGTACACGTCTCCACACTCCTTCTGCTACAAGTCATCTCTGGTAGTGTCTGCATAGAGAAGGTGAAGCCAGCATGGCCCAAGCAAACCTCACTTCTCTTTGACTGGAAGCAGCACGTTGTTGTCCCTATTCAAGCCACAATAATAAAA GCACTAGAATTGTGGGCAGAGGTGGCATGTGGTAGGGAGGTACTGGTTGCATTGGGTGGGACGTGGCTCACAGAATGGCTGCACAAGATTGGATCAGAGCAATTATGGGCAGACAAGCAACTCTATCAGAGTGCCAACAGACTGTGTGTAACCATATGGCAGCATACACACCAACTACTCCCATCACATATTCTCCCACAATCCGTCGCAAAAGGATTCTTTGATAAGAAGGTTTCTGTCAAGGAATTGGCAATTAg GTTGGCATCAGAGAGCTACCAGCAGTTTCTATGTATCCCCGAGGCAGATCTAATGTGCTATCTACTCCGGTCCAGTCACCAATGGACGTGCTGTAACATACTCTGGTTTGAGATTAGGTACGGAGAGAAACTGACAGAGCCCATCATGAACCTATGCTCCAATTCTCATAGCAAAAAGAAAAAG GTTGCATTGATTGAGAGGGTGATAGAAGTATCCTCTCATCTTAAGACTCTGAGGGACTTCAGAACACTCAAGACTCTTGTGACAGTAGTGAGAGCAATAGTAGGTCAAACCAACATCACTGGAATCAACTGGAAg GACATAACCATTAAACACTGCAAGCTGTTTGAAGAACTGGATGATATATTTGATCAAAAaacccactacaacaactacCATAG ATGCATTCAAGAGCTCCTCCACAGAGATCTGTCCTACGTACCGTATCTACCAGCTCACAAACATCATCCTAAGCTATTCCAGGAGGGCCTCTCAACACTGTCCAAGACTTTCTCTGAGATATTGGAGTGGGTCACTAAAGAAGGACCTATTATAGGGAAGAATGGAGACAGTTTGCAGAGCAGTGACATGCCATTACACCATCTATCAAGTAGCTTCAGAATAGATGAAGTATTAGCTGGAGAACATGTACTGCAGTACTTACGTACTTACGACATTGAGGTTATTAAATTGATGTGCTGA
- the LOC135351743 gene encoding carbohydrate sulfotransferase 14-like produces MALRIARLCLVSSPRGGILANVLWLVFALSFLWFPYIGMWVFPCQQQREHKHHSNSWSKYGPTSQLVDYTTIESLSTQNHTIPIVAQDQKKRLKNFCATHNMPSNVYSEARVKDLYHHILVDDHRKLLFCYVPKVGCSNWKRVFLILSGIVDHTQKSRPSIEVFRQVNSLESYNPKEREYRLRNYFKFMFIRYPPERVLSAYRNKIEHPLITDTDEQSIWDEVRYSILNSYRMNFNVKMAKEKEDVYPTFSEFLHFLYDSDPVEMNEHYKPMVELCQPCAVEYDFVGNFGTMRSDADAILEQLDIDSALFWDRGKHRKPTNSYVQKYYSKLQPADFRRLEERFGGDMALYDSLFPFTGDPNYGTIRDSKL; encoded by the exons ATGGCTTTAAGAATAGCCAGGCTCTGTTTAGTTAGCTCACCCAGAGGAGGCATACTAGCTAATGTGCTCTGGCTAGTATTTGCTCTCTCCTTCCTATGGTTCCCCTACATTGGTATGTGGGTGTTCCCTTGTCAGCAGCAAAGAGAGCACAAACATCACTCAAACTCATGGTCTAAGTATGGACCTACCTCACAGCTTGTGGATTACACCACAATAG AGTCACTATCCACCCAAAACCATACTATACCAATCGTTGCTCAG gatcAGAAAAAGAGGCTTAAAAATTTCTGTGCCACTCACAACATGCCTAGCAATGTTTACTCAGAGGCTCGTGTGAAAGATCTCTATCATCACATTCTAGTGGACGACCACAGAAAATTACTCTTTTGCTACGTTCCAAAG GTGGGGTGTTCAAACTGGAAGAGAGTGTTTCTCATTCTATCGGGGATTGTCGACCACACCCAAAAGAGCCGGCCTAGCATCGAAGTGTTTCGACAAGTCAATTCACTCGAGAGTTACAACCCCAAAGAGAGGGAGTATAGACTAAG AAACTACTTCAAATTCATGTTCATTCGCTACCCCCCTGAGAGGGTGCTATCAGCGTACAGGAACAAGATAGAGCACCCCCTGATAACCGACACGGACGAACAGAGCATATGGGACGAAGTACGCTACTCAATACTCAACTCATACAGAATGAATTTCAACGTGAAAATGGCCAAAGAGAAAGAAGATGTATACCCCACGTTTTCAGAGTTTCTTCATTTTCTGTACGACTCGGACCCTGTGGAAATGAACGAGCATTACAAGCCCATGGTAGAGCTGTGTCAACCGTGTGCAGTTGAGTACGACTTTGTTGGTAACTTTGGTACAATGAGGAGCGATGCCGACGCTATATTGGAACAGCTGGACATAGACTCAGCGCTATTCTGGGACAGAGGGAAACACAGGAAGCCTACGAATTCGTATGTACAGAAGTACTACTCGAAGTTACAGCCAGCTGACTTCAGACGATTAGAGGAGAGGTTCGGTGGAGACATGGCACTCTATGATAGTTTGTTCCCCTTTACTGGAGACCCAAACTATGGAACAATTAGAGACTCTAAACTTTAG
- the LOC135351739 gene encoding uncharacterized protein LOC135351739 isoform X1 — protein sequence MQIASVLHYTPVNVYSNSCASPVYYSNEVMMRIFLALTISVALGRPLQVQAQQCGVNNLPSYRDPGNNIPRIQYRHQVLIPSYNFTCCGVVTQWGAYVEPGDSNDSPMIYNATFQVWRPDGNGNGVYTMVGENVYLNAIQSFIEFQPGDVVGYYLDSTRESNNMGVQLDVSNSNLEVYYGPPQERGTFDIRAEGVEVEDRGAPILFVGVGDSRPCSPGATTASESNNPLAAVLISSLAAALLLAIIAALVVVHIIVRERKKKRQEEHGESVATLNEISSSLPGDTPTTDDGDTPTADGGDTPTTDDGNIQAANSLFSDQDAHTNGTIPLCSNNAYDVNNSNPPNDQISLHSNDAYDVNNSNPLNDQISLHSNNAYDVNNSNPPNDQISLHSNNAYELKEEAEYEVVM from the exons ATGCAGATTGCATCAGTATTGCATTATACACCAGTAAATGTGTATAGTAACAGTTGTGCTTCACCAGTTTATTACTCGAATGAAGTGATGATGAGAATTTTCCTTGCGCTAACTATTTCAGTGGCTTTGGGAAGGCCTTTACAAGTACAAG CCCAGCAATGTGGAGTGAATAATCTACCATCGTACAGGGACCCTGGCAACAACATTCCTAGGATACAATACAGACATCAGGTGTTGATCCCTAGTTACAACTTCACCTGCTGTGGTGTAGTGACACAGTGGGGGGCGTACGTAGAGCCTGGGGATAGTAATGACTCACCAATGATCTACAACGCCACTTTTCAAGTATGGAGACCGGACGGTAATGGCAATGGTGTCTACACAATGGTGGGAGAAAATGTCTACCTGAATGCTATACAATCATTCATTGAGTTTCAACCTGGCGATGTGGTCGGGTATTATTTGGACAGTACAAGGGAATCAAATAATATGGGAGTGCAGCTAGATGTTAGCAATAGTAACCTGGAGGTGTACTACGGGCCACCTCAAGAGAGAGGCACTTTTGATATTAGAGCTGAAGGTGTGGAGGTAGAGGATAGAGGAGCTCCTATTCTATTTGTGGGAGTTGGTG aCAGCAGACCATGTTCACCTGGTGCTACCACAGCCTCAG AAAGCAACAATCCTCTAGCAGCTGTCCTCATTTCAAGTCTGGCTGCAGCACTACTTCTGGCAATCATTGCAGCACTTGTTGTTGTCCATATTATCGTAAGAGAGAGGAAGAAAAAACGACAAGAAGAGCATGGAGAATCCGTAGCCACACTGAATGAAATTAGCAGCTCTCTACCAGGGGACACGCCGACTACAGATGACGGAGACACACCCACTGCAGATGGTGgggacacacccactacagATGACGGGAATATACAGGCAGCAAATTCATTGTTCTCTGATCAAGATGCTCACACAAATGGAACTATACCTCTGTGCTCTAACAATGCGTACGATGTCAACAACTCTAACCCTCCGAACGACCAAATCTCCCTCCACTCTAACGATGCGTACGATGTCAACAACTCTAACCCTCTGAACGACCAAATCTCCCTCCACTCTAACAATGCGTACGATGTCAACAACTCTAACCCTCCAAACGACCAAATCTCCCTCCACTCTAACAATGCGTACGAATTGAAGGAGGAAGCCGAGTACGAAGTGGTGATGTAA
- the LOC135351739 gene encoding uncharacterized protein LOC135351739 isoform X2 — translation MQIASVLHYTPVNVYSNSCASPVYYSNEVMMRIFLALTISVALGRPLQVQAQQCGVNNLPSYRDPGNNIPRIQYRHQVLIPSYNFTCCGVVTQWGAYVEPGDSNDSPMIYNATFQVWRPDGNGNGVYTMVGENVYLNAIQSFIEFQPGDVVGYYLDSTRESNNMGVQLDVSNSNLEVYYGPPQERGTFDIRAEGVEVEDRGAPILFVGVGESNNPLAAVLISSLAAALLLAIIAALVVVHIIVRERKKKRQEEHGESVATLNEISSSLPGDTPTTDDGDTPTADGGDTPTTDDGNIQAANSLFSDQDAHTNGTIPLCSNNAYDVNNSNPPNDQISLHSNDAYDVNNSNPLNDQISLHSNNAYDVNNSNPPNDQISLHSNNAYELKEEAEYEVVM, via the exons ATGCAGATTGCATCAGTATTGCATTATACACCAGTAAATGTGTATAGTAACAGTTGTGCTTCACCAGTTTATTACTCGAATGAAGTGATGATGAGAATTTTCCTTGCGCTAACTATTTCAGTGGCTTTGGGAAGGCCTTTACAAGTACAAG CCCAGCAATGTGGAGTGAATAATCTACCATCGTACAGGGACCCTGGCAACAACATTCCTAGGATACAATACAGACATCAGGTGTTGATCCCTAGTTACAACTTCACCTGCTGTGGTGTAGTGACACAGTGGGGGGCGTACGTAGAGCCTGGGGATAGTAATGACTCACCAATGATCTACAACGCCACTTTTCAAGTATGGAGACCGGACGGTAATGGCAATGGTGTCTACACAATGGTGGGAGAAAATGTCTACCTGAATGCTATACAATCATTCATTGAGTTTCAACCTGGCGATGTGGTCGGGTATTATTTGGACAGTACAAGGGAATCAAATAATATGGGAGTGCAGCTAGATGTTAGCAATAGTAACCTGGAGGTGTACTACGGGCCACCTCAAGAGAGAGGCACTTTTGATATTAGAGCTGAAGGTGTGGAGGTAGAGGATAGAGGAGCTCCTATTCTATTTGTGGGAGTTGGTG AAAGCAACAATCCTCTAGCAGCTGTCCTCATTTCAAGTCTGGCTGCAGCACTACTTCTGGCAATCATTGCAGCACTTGTTGTTGTCCATATTATCGTAAGAGAGAGGAAGAAAAAACGACAAGAAGAGCATGGAGAATCCGTAGCCACACTGAATGAAATTAGCAGCTCTCTACCAGGGGACACGCCGACTACAGATGACGGAGACACACCCACTGCAGATGGTGgggacacacccactacagATGACGGGAATATACAGGCAGCAAATTCATTGTTCTCTGATCAAGATGCTCACACAAATGGAACTATACCTCTGTGCTCTAACAATGCGTACGATGTCAACAACTCTAACCCTCCGAACGACCAAATCTCCCTCCACTCTAACGATGCGTACGATGTCAACAACTCTAACCCTCTGAACGACCAAATCTCCCTCCACTCTAACAATGCGTACGATGTCAACAACTCTAACCCTCCAAACGACCAAATCTCCCTCCACTCTAACAATGCGTACGAATTGAAGGAGGAAGCCGAGTACGAAGTGGTGATGTAA
- the LOC135351741 gene encoding uncharacterized protein LOC135351741 isoform X1, which translates to MLLLKIRWKTMKTFLTQITILLFILGTSTKAQQCGVSNLPPFSDPGGGGGAPRIQYRQQVLIPSYQFTCSGVVTQWGAYVEPGGDRDRTVYIPTFQVWRPDGNGNGVYTMVGENAYTSPITVIDSRLLVNALQPFIEFQPGDVVGYYLDSTRESDDRGVQLDVSSSNLEVYYGPPQEGNTFDTRADGVEVEDRRAPILLVTVNCISCSPGATTASGNTESNQLASALVPSLLLVLLLAIIAALVLVIVRKRKKRRQEEHGEFVPTPNEINGSLPGDTPTTDYGDTPTTDDGNIQAANPLFSDQDAHTNGTIPLCSNNTYDVNHSNPPNDQISLHSNDAYDVNYSNPPNDQISLHSNDAYDVNYSNPLNDQISLHSNNAYELKEEAEYEVVM; encoded by the exons ATGCTGCTGTTAAAGATACGCTGGAAAACCATGAAAACATTTCTAACACAAATTACTATATTATTGTTCATCTTAGGAACATCTACTAAAG CCCAGCAATGTGGAGTGTCCAATCTACCACCATTCTCGGACCCTGGTGGAGGAGGGGGTGCTCCTAGGATACAATACAGACAGCAAGTGTTGATCCCTAGCTACCAGTTCACCTGCTCTGGAGTGGTGACACAGTGGGGGGCGTACGTAGAGCCGGGGGGAGATAGGGACAGAACGGTCTACATCCCCACTTTTCAAGTGTGGAGACCGGACGGTAATGGAAATGGTGTCTACACAATGGTGGGAGAAAATGCCTACACGAGCCCAATAACAGTTATCGATAGTAGACTACTAGTGAATGCTCTACAACCATTCATTGAGTTTCAACCTGGCGATGTCGTCGGGTATTATTTGGACAGTACAAGGGAATCAGATGATCGAGGAGTGCAGCTAGATGTTAGCAGTAGTAACCTGGAGGTGTACTACGGGCCACCTCAAGAGGGAAACACTTTTGATACTAGAGCTGACGGTGTGGAGGTAGAGGATAGAAGAGCTCCTATTCTACTGGTGACAGTGA ACTGCATATCATGTTCACCTGGTGCTACTACAGCCTCAG gcaACACAGAGAGCAATCAACTGGCCAGTGCTCTTGTACCAAGCCTACTACTAGTACTCCTTTTGGCAATCATTGCAGCACTTGTCCTTGTTATCGTAAGAAAGAGGAAGAAAAGACGACAAGAAGAGCATGGAGAATTCGTACCCACACCGAATGAAATTAACGGCTCTTTACCTGGGGATACGCCCACTACAGATTACGgggacacacccactacagATGACGGGAATATACAGGCGGCAAATCCATTATTCTCTGATCAAGATGCTCACACAAATGGAACTATACCTCTGTGCTCCAATAATACGTATGATGTCAACCACTCTAACCCTCCGAACGACCAAATCTCCCTCCACTCTAACGATGCGTACGATGTCAACTACTCTAACCCTCCGAACGACCAAATCTCCCTCCACTCTAACGATGCGTACGATGTCAACTACTCTAACCCTCTGAACGACCAAATCTCCCTCCACTCTAACAATGCGTACGAATTGAAGGAGGAAGCCGAGTACGAAGTGGTGATGTAA
- the LOC135351741 gene encoding uncharacterized protein LOC135351741 isoform X2: MLLLKIRWKTMKTFLTQITILLFILGTSTKAQQCGVSNLPPFSDPGGGGGAPRIQYRQQVLIPSYQFTCSGVVTQWGAYVEPGGDRDRTVYIPTFQVWRPDGNGNGVYTMVGENAYTSPITVIDSRLLVNALQPFIEFQPGDVVGYYLDSTRESDDRGVQLDVSSSNLEVYYGPPQEGNTFDTRADGVEVEDRRAPILLVTVSNTESNQLASALVPSLLLVLLLAIIAALVLVIVRKRKKRRQEEHGEFVPTPNEINGSLPGDTPTTDYGDTPTTDDGNIQAANPLFSDQDAHTNGTIPLCSNNTYDVNHSNPPNDQISLHSNDAYDVNYSNPPNDQISLHSNDAYDVNYSNPLNDQISLHSNNAYELKEEAEYEVVM; the protein is encoded by the exons ATGCTGCTGTTAAAGATACGCTGGAAAACCATGAAAACATTTCTAACACAAATTACTATATTATTGTTCATCTTAGGAACATCTACTAAAG CCCAGCAATGTGGAGTGTCCAATCTACCACCATTCTCGGACCCTGGTGGAGGAGGGGGTGCTCCTAGGATACAATACAGACAGCAAGTGTTGATCCCTAGCTACCAGTTCACCTGCTCTGGAGTGGTGACACAGTGGGGGGCGTACGTAGAGCCGGGGGGAGATAGGGACAGAACGGTCTACATCCCCACTTTTCAAGTGTGGAGACCGGACGGTAATGGAAATGGTGTCTACACAATGGTGGGAGAAAATGCCTACACGAGCCCAATAACAGTTATCGATAGTAGACTACTAGTGAATGCTCTACAACCATTCATTGAGTTTCAACCTGGCGATGTCGTCGGGTATTATTTGGACAGTACAAGGGAATCAGATGATCGAGGAGTGCAGCTAGATGTTAGCAGTAGTAACCTGGAGGTGTACTACGGGCCACCTCAAGAGGGAAACACTTTTGATACTAGAGCTGACGGTGTGGAGGTAGAGGATAGAAGAGCTCCTATTCTACTGGTGACAGTGA gcaACACAGAGAGCAATCAACTGGCCAGTGCTCTTGTACCAAGCCTACTACTAGTACTCCTTTTGGCAATCATTGCAGCACTTGTCCTTGTTATCGTAAGAAAGAGGAAGAAAAGACGACAAGAAGAGCATGGAGAATTCGTACCCACACCGAATGAAATTAACGGCTCTTTACCTGGGGATACGCCCACTACAGATTACGgggacacacccactacagATGACGGGAATATACAGGCGGCAAATCCATTATTCTCTGATCAAGATGCTCACACAAATGGAACTATACCTCTGTGCTCCAATAATACGTATGATGTCAACCACTCTAACCCTCCGAACGACCAAATCTCCCTCCACTCTAACGATGCGTACGATGTCAACTACTCTAACCCTCCGAACGACCAAATCTCCCTCCACTCTAACGATGCGTACGATGTCAACTACTCTAACCCTCTGAACGACCAAATCTCCCTCCACTCTAACAATGCGTACGAATTGAAGGAGGAAGCCGAGTACGAAGTGGTGATGTAA